The following coding sequences lie in one Myxococcales bacterium genomic window:
- a CDS encoding enoyl-CoA hydratase/isomerase family protein has product MHPLIRLETQNSVAIWTIHRPERRNALSRDMFVELGRLAARAASDTELRAVVITAEGEEAFCSGADLKERILLNAEQAREVLDRCRDAFDAIDSLPVPVVAALNGVALGGGLELALTADFRVAVESVVLGLPETGLGIIPGAGGTQRLPRLIGPARAKEMIVLGKRLSAHEALAMGLINRIAEPGQSARACALTFLEPLNRMAPLAVRSALVAVDQGLDCGLAEGLDAERRAYEQTLLSHDREEALAAFRDKRPPHFKGH; this is encoded by the coding sequence ATGCACCCGTTGATACGCCTCGAAACCCAAAACAGTGTCGCGATTTGGACGATCCATCGCCCCGAGCGTCGCAACGCGCTCAGCCGAGACATGTTCGTTGAGCTCGGCAGACTTGCAGCTCGTGCAGCTTCCGACACCGAGCTTAGGGCGGTCGTGATCACCGCAGAGGGAGAAGAGGCGTTTTGCAGTGGCGCTGATCTCAAGGAACGGATCTTGCTCAATGCCGAGCAGGCGCGCGAGGTCCTCGATCGATGCCGGGATGCGTTTGATGCCATCGATAGCTTGCCTGTGCCGGTCGTGGCCGCGCTCAATGGCGTGGCATTGGGAGGCGGCCTCGAACTCGCGTTGACCGCAGATTTCAGGGTGGCAGTCGAATCCGTGGTGCTGGGATTACCGGAAACCGGTCTCGGGATTATCCCGGGTGCCGGTGGCACCCAACGCTTGCCGCGGCTCATAGGGCCGGCGCGGGCAAAAGAGATGATCGTATTGGGCAAGCGCCTCAGCGCGCACGAAGCACTCGCCATGGGCCTCATCAACCGTATCGCCGAACCTGGACAATCCGCGCGCGCTTGTGCGCTGACGTTTCTCGAGCCGCTCAATCGCATGGCGCCTCTCGCGGTACGCTCGGCGCTCGTGGCCGTCGACCAAGGGCTCGATTGTGGGCTCGCCGAAGGACTCGATGCTGAGCGGCGCGCGTATGAACAAACGCTTTTGAGCCACGACCGAGAGGAAGCCCTCGCAGCGTTTCGCGACAAACGCCCCCCACATTTCAAAGGCCATTGA
- a CDS encoding helix-hairpin-helix domain-containing protein, which translates to MSLRSNLLALAVIWAAFALSEHEQSGAHGWEKVPQSEPNARLPCKDDGSGACAWLQGKPLDLNQAGLEQLRLLPHVGPALAQRILAYRKEHGAFHSADELRHIKGIGKKTIDKLRRLVTVASSTHHMSNNHSRRKVTVR; encoded by the coding sequence GTGTCGCTTCGCTCAAACCTGCTCGCGCTTGCTGTCATTTGGGCGGCGTTTGCATTGAGCGAGCATGAACAAAGTGGCGCACATGGATGGGAAAAGGTGCCACAAAGTGAGCCGAATGCTCGCCTTCCTTGTAAGGACGATGGCTCCGGTGCATGCGCCTGGCTTCAGGGGAAACCGCTCGACCTCAACCAGGCAGGCTTAGAGCAGCTGCGTCTTTTGCCGCATGTCGGGCCGGCGCTCGCGCAACGCATCCTAGCATACCGGAAGGAGCATGGTGCGTTTCATAGCGCCGATGAGCTTAGGCATATTAAAGGCATTGGCAAAAAAACCATAGACAAGCTGCGGCGGTTGGTCACGGTAGCGTCCTCGACGCATCACATGTCGAACAACCACTCGAGGCGCAAGGTGACCGTCAGATAG
- a CDS encoding prepilin-type N-terminal cleavage/methylation domain-containing protein has protein sequence MSKKEGFTLIELMIVVAILGILAAVAIPAFVGYVRRSKTSEATGNLNSMFKGAASYYNQERTTQGIAAATSGNCTVADIALEPTDPGAGKQAFTTNASWEALGFSIADYVYFGYQVSSGGASCANTASDTTIYTLAAHGDLDGDDTNSTFELAVGSNANNELYHARGFYIASETE, from the coding sequence TTGAGCAAGAAAGAGGGCTTCACGCTGATCGAGTTGATGATCGTCGTGGCGATTTTGGGTATTTTGGCTGCGGTCGCGATTCCCGCGTTCGTGGGTTATGTGCGTCGCTCAAAGACGTCTGAGGCCACAGGCAACTTGAACTCGATGTTCAAGGGCGCCGCCAGTTACTACAATCAGGAACGTACGACGCAAGGCATTGCGGCAGCGACTTCGGGTAACTGCACAGTGGCTGACATTGCGCTTGAGCCTACGGATCCGGGAGCTGGAAAGCAAGCTTTCACCACCAATGCAAGCTGGGAAGCTCTGGGCTTCTCTATTGCTGACTACGTGTACTTTGGTTACCAGGTGTCATCGGGCGGCGCGAGCTGTGCCAACACCGCCTCTGACACAACCATCTATACCCTCGCTGCACATGGCGACTTGGATGGCGATGACACGAACAGCACGTTCGAGTTGGCAGTCGGTAGTAACGCAAACAACGAGCTTTATCATGCTCGCGGCTTTTATATCGCGAGCGAGACCGAATAA
- a CDS encoding sigma-54-dependent Fis family transcriptional regulator: MSEEPRVLICDDEPGMRGMLEVLLRRQGYAVSSVDGVVRARKRLIDSLPFDVIVTDLSMPDGSGMDVLRAASLRDDATQVILITAYATTEQAVHAMRLGAYDYVQKPFKNHELLGTIEKALEKRAILKENASLRVRVHEAKRTGELIGKYPPMLRIMELVNKVAKSPTSVLITGESGTGKEIVARSLHELSDRNARAFIVVNCGALPENLMESELFGHEKGAFTGASAKKDGLVRAADEGTLFLDEIGELPLALQVKLLRVLQERKVRPVGADEEKPVDVRVLAATNRDLEKEVEAGRFRQDLFFRLNVIRIRMPPLRERREDIPLFVERLVHKHATLQGKRLAMSPEALKRLMTLPYPGNVRELENIIEHAVTLASGAHIEVDDLPEHTRDIPSLELPSISSEGLDLDAHLQAIEKSLLSSALEKSDGNRTVAAKMLQMSFRSLRYRLAKYGMDEGREDDLTADGD; the protein is encoded by the coding sequence ATGTCCGAGGAGCCGCGCGTCCTAATCTGCGACGATGAGCCCGGTATGCGCGGGATGCTGGAGGTGTTGCTCAGGCGGCAAGGCTATGCGGTCTCGTCGGTGGACGGCGTGGTTCGAGCCCGCAAGCGCCTGATTGACTCCCTTCCCTTCGATGTCATCGTCACCGACTTGTCCATGCCCGACGGCTCGGGGATGGATGTGCTCCGTGCGGCTTCTTTACGCGATGATGCCACCCAGGTGATCCTGATCACGGCCTATGCCACGACCGAGCAAGCCGTCCATGCCATGCGGCTCGGTGCGTACGACTATGTGCAGAAGCCTTTTAAAAACCACGAGTTATTGGGCACGATCGAAAAAGCACTTGAGAAGCGTGCCATCCTCAAAGAAAACGCGTCACTTCGCGTGCGCGTTCATGAGGCGAAACGCACCGGCGAACTTATCGGGAAGTACCCACCCATGCTGCGTATCATGGAGCTCGTGAATAAGGTCGCGAAATCTCCCACCAGTGTCTTGATCACAGGCGAGAGCGGCACCGGCAAGGAAATTGTCGCCCGTTCCTTGCACGAACTCAGCGATCGGAACGCGCGCGCGTTTATCGTGGTGAACTGCGGTGCGCTGCCCGAAAATCTCATGGAGAGCGAGCTTTTTGGCCATGAGAAAGGGGCATTTACTGGCGCATCGGCAAAGAAGGACGGTCTGGTGCGCGCGGCCGACGAAGGCACGCTTTTTTTGGACGAGATTGGTGAGCTTCCGCTCGCTTTACAAGTCAAACTTTTGCGTGTGCTTCAGGAACGCAAAGTGCGTCCCGTAGGGGCGGATGAGGAGAAGCCCGTCGATGTGCGGGTGCTTGCCGCGACCAACCGCGACCTAGAGAAAGAAGTCGAAGCGGGTCGCTTCCGGCAGGATTTGTTTTTTCGCCTGAACGTGATCCGCATACGTATGCCTCCCTTGCGAGAAAGGCGTGAGGACATCCCGCTATTTGTCGAACGTTTGGTGCATAAGCACGCCACGCTGCAAGGCAAGCGGCTCGCTATGTCGCCCGAGGCCCTAAAGCGCCTGATGACGCTCCCCTACCCGGGCAATGTCCGTGAGCTTGAAAACATTATCGAGCACGCGGTCACGCTCGCCTCTGGCGCACACATCGAGGTTGATGACCTCCCAGAGCACACCCGTGACATACCTTCATTAGAACTGCCGTCTATCTCAAGCGAGGGATTAGATCTCGATGCGCACCTTCAAGCCATCGAGAAGTCGTTGCTATCGTCAGCTTTGGAGAAAAGCGACGGAAACCGGACGGTAGCGGCAAAGATGTTGCAAATGAGCTTCCGTTCACTTCGATACCGTTTGGCCAAGTACGGTATGGATGAAGGCCGAGAGGACGATCTAACCGCTGATGGTGATTGA
- a CDS encoding protein kinase: protein MTALNSNHAAPHGPGSASGFQPVRFGKYYLLERINVGGMAEIFKALYAEVTTSDRLIAVKRILPAIASDEAFIAMFIDEAEIAAQLSHANIAQVLDVGRVGESYYIALEFVSGHDLRVLFDQARKAGAPLSIPMACFLMMKVCEGLNYAHTKKTSEDQPLHLVHRDVSQQNVLISFDGEVKLIDFGVAKAAGKVSKTEAGILKGKFSYMSPEQVRGLPLDHRSDIFSAGICLYELLTNERLFVAESDFSTLEKVRNVEIMPPSTYNRRIPEELERIVLKALSKDPGDRHQTALALHDDLQSFLYTSGQSFGHDDLSAFMKECFSNDIAEENEKNARYRQAASSLRDSQAADEREGQTLSETTVPSAPTESHLSAMQGESGRSAPLPRSQPPGPIASFQSAPPPPPPGYQSQAASNHPLSAPPPPRNFLSDGEHSVTHARAWSDDDPETRIYEEGKRHSPIPPIGHAPARRHSLGAHPSPFHTKTFMPWSGTVSRMFAARSAISKRTWAIAAGCLAAALVLAYLVWPEAPASIQLTTKPADPVVLLDNQPVASVSSPFIITGLKPGETHTLEVRKTGYQPWSTTLSVNAGQALELPEVTLEPIEHTLAENPSGFVVETEPSGAKIFVDGILQAQRTPARITDLKAGSHAVRLEHPASNESWHTEIAVSPGQVLSLPMVRLKPATGAAELGSQAPTPLLKTPEAPALPLARAQERTPRPRRRRSTASDAPEETGSTSGGTGSGVLQINSTPWSQVYVDGNLVGNTPQMSLSLPQGKHQIRLVNPEFNFEKTLSVTIRANKTTKKIVSLQPDA from the coding sequence ATGACCGCTCTTAACTCCAATCACGCGGCGCCCCACGGGCCTGGGAGTGCCTCCGGTTTTCAGCCGGTGAGGTTCGGGAAGTATTATCTCCTTGAGCGCATCAATGTCGGCGGTATGGCAGAGATCTTCAAGGCGCTCTATGCGGAGGTCACGACTTCTGACCGACTTATCGCGGTCAAACGCATCTTGCCCGCCATCGCATCGGATGAGGCGTTTATTGCCATGTTCATCGACGAAGCTGAGATTGCGGCTCAGCTAAGCCACGCAAACATCGCACAGGTATTGGACGTCGGGCGGGTAGGGGAAAGCTATTACATCGCCCTTGAGTTTGTCAGCGGACATGACCTGCGCGTGCTTTTCGACCAGGCACGTAAGGCTGGAGCGCCGCTCTCTATTCCGATGGCATGCTTCCTCATGATGAAAGTGTGCGAGGGGCTCAACTACGCGCACACCAAAAAAACTTCAGAAGACCAACCCCTGCACCTCGTCCATCGCGACGTCTCCCAGCAGAACGTCCTCATTTCTTTCGACGGTGAAGTGAAGCTCATCGACTTTGGTGTGGCCAAAGCGGCAGGGAAGGTCAGTAAGACAGAGGCGGGCATCCTAAAAGGCAAGTTCAGCTACATGTCCCCGGAACAGGTGAGGGGGCTTCCGCTCGATCATCGGAGCGACATTTTTTCCGCGGGCATTTGTCTTTACGAGCTATTGACCAACGAGCGGCTGTTCGTGGCCGAGAGCGATTTTTCGACGTTGGAGAAGGTTCGCAACGTCGAGATCATGCCCCCCAGCACATACAATCGACGCATCCCTGAAGAGCTTGAACGCATCGTGCTAAAGGCCCTCTCGAAAGATCCCGGAGATCGCCATCAAACAGCCCTAGCATTGCATGACGACCTTCAGTCTTTTCTGTACACCAGCGGGCAAAGCTTCGGTCACGACGACTTGAGCGCTTTCATGAAAGAATGCTTTTCGAACGATATCGCCGAAGAGAACGAAAAAAACGCACGCTATCGACAGGCAGCGTCTTCTCTGCGCGATTCTCAGGCAGCAGATGAACGCGAGGGTCAAACCTTGAGCGAGACCACGGTTCCAAGCGCGCCAACCGAATCGCATCTTTCTGCGATGCAGGGCGAGAGCGGGCGCTCAGCACCTTTGCCTCGCTCACAGCCGCCCGGGCCCATCGCGAGCTTCCAAAGTGCGCCTCCTCCGCCGCCCCCCGGCTACCAGAGCCAAGCTGCGTCAAACCATCCGCTTTCAGCCCCGCCCCCGCCGCGGAATTTTCTTTCTGACGGTGAGCATTCGGTCACGCATGCCAGGGCGTGGTCAGACGACGATCCCGAAACACGCATCTACGAGGAGGGTAAGCGGCACTCCCCCATTCCGCCGATTGGTCATGCGCCCGCGCGCCGGCATTCATTGGGCGCGCATCCTTCCCCCTTTCACACCAAGACATTTATGCCGTGGTCAGGAACCGTCTCCCGTATGTTTGCCGCCCGCAGCGCGATATCCAAACGCACCTGGGCTATCGCGGCGGGGTGCCTCGCAGCTGCGCTTGTGTTGGCGTATCTCGTTTGGCCCGAAGCCCCCGCCAGCATTCAGCTGACCACCAAACCCGCCGACCCAGTGGTGCTCCTAGACAATCAGCCGGTGGCCTCGGTCAGCAGCCCCTTTATCATCACAGGACTCAAGCCTGGCGAAACCCACACGCTGGAAGTGCGCAAAACGGGATATCAACCCTGGTCGACCACACTGAGCGTCAATGCCGGGCAGGCGCTTGAGCTACCCGAGGTCACGCTCGAGCCCATCGAACATACGCTCGCGGAGAACCCCTCGGGATTTGTGGTGGAGACCGAGCCCAGCGGGGCCAAGATTTTCGTGGACGGTATCCTGCAAGCGCAGCGGACGCCGGCCCGCATCACCGATCTCAAAGCGGGCAGCCATGCCGTGCGCCTTGAGCATCCGGCCAGCAACGAGAGTTGGCACACCGAGATCGCCGTTTCTCCGGGGCAAGTGCTGTCACTGCCCATGGTACGATTGAAACCGGCGACCGGGGCAGCCGAGCTTGGCTCGCAGGCGCCCACACCATTGCTAAAGACCCCAGAGGCGCCAGCGCTTCCCTTGGCACGTGCTCAGGAACGGACGCCGCGGCCACGTCGCCGTCGCTCTACCGCAAGCGATGCGCCGGAGGAGACAGGATCTACGAGCGGAGGAACTGGTAGCGGTGTGTTGCAAATAAACTCGACGCCGTGGTCGCAGGTGTACGTGGATGGAAACCTTGTTGGAAACACGCCGCAGATGAGCCTGTCTCTTCCACAAGGCAAGCATCAGATTCGCCTGGTCAATCCCGAATTTAATTTTGAAAAGACCCTAAGCGTCACGATTCGCGCAAACAAGACCACAAAGAAGATCGTCTCTCTTCAGCCAGATGCGTGA
- a CDS encoding PQQ-binding-like beta-propeller repeat protein codes for MSRLMMPMEAGTLGLCVLLVLAEGCGALGLGAKDTWPDDVGYRGQATDAILLRWHKPLVPPFEGPYKPVEGAVPVLSPKDDRVYVGTSSGHFWALSGGGQRQYQYNAMGAIESEAGIDRKRGDIYVGTEDGVLHALRAQDGRLRWRHKVRGSLRQAPVMTARSVFVITDDDEISAIDRRSGKRSWTYHRDAPEGFTIAGHAGLALSENLLITGFSDGVVMAFDPQTGKIAWERDTSIEIDQTKEAPQRFADVDTTPVVEGETVYVASFSGGLFELSLKTGGVDWHRSDWTGITALVVTPAEVVMSSADMGVLCMDRESRSLRWRHKMIRGAPSRATAIPYRVIVGDSTGALLALSIDDGRELSRIESKHGFSGAIAVADHRGYVLSNSGELFAFEL; via the coding sequence GTGTCCCGCTTGATGATGCCCATGGAGGCGGGCACCCTTGGGCTGTGCGTCCTTTTGGTCCTTGCCGAGGGATGCGGTGCGCTTGGCTTGGGGGCGAAGGACACCTGGCCGGACGACGTTGGTTATAGAGGCCAGGCAACCGATGCGATACTGCTTCGGTGGCATAAACCTTTGGTTCCCCCTTTTGAGGGGCCCTATAAGCCCGTCGAGGGCGCCGTGCCCGTTCTGAGCCCGAAGGATGACAGGGTCTACGTGGGCACCTCAAGCGGGCATTTCTGGGCGCTCAGCGGGGGAGGGCAGCGACAGTACCAATACAATGCAATGGGAGCGATTGAGTCCGAGGCCGGCATCGATCGCAAGCGTGGGGACATCTATGTGGGAACCGAAGACGGCGTGCTCCACGCGCTCAGGGCGCAGGATGGAAGATTGAGATGGCGGCATAAAGTGCGAGGATCGCTCCGGCAAGCCCCCGTCATGACTGCGCGAAGCGTATTCGTGATCACCGACGACGACGAAATCAGTGCGATCGATCGGCGTTCGGGTAAGCGCAGCTGGACCTACCACCGAGATGCCCCCGAAGGATTCACCATTGCCGGCCATGCGGGTCTCGCACTGAGCGAGAATCTTCTCATCACGGGGTTCAGTGATGGCGTCGTTATGGCGTTCGATCCGCAGACTGGCAAAATCGCGTGGGAACGCGATACGTCGATTGAAATCGATCAAACCAAAGAAGCGCCGCAGCGCTTCGCCGACGTGGACACAACTCCGGTGGTAGAGGGCGAGACCGTGTACGTGGCCTCATTTTCGGGCGGCCTGTTTGAGCTCTCGCTCAAGACGGGCGGCGTGGATTGGCATCGCAGCGACTGGACCGGGATCACGGCGCTCGTGGTCACCCCGGCCGAAGTCGTGATGTCGTCTGCCGACATGGGCGTCTTGTGCATGGACCGCGAAAGCCGCAGCCTGCGCTGGCGCCATAAGATGATACGCGGGGCGCCATCCCGGGCGACGGCGATTCCCTATCGCGTAATTGTCGGTGACAGCACGGGCGCGCTCTTGGCCTTGTCAATAGACGATGGCCGCGAGCTATCACGCATCGAATCCAAGCACGGCTTTTCGGGCGCCATCGCCGTGGCGGATCACCGTGGCTATGTGCTTTCCAACAGCGGCGAGCTTTTCGCCTTCGAACTGTAG
- a CDS encoding aspartate kinase: MTLVVQKYGGTSVGNLARIRLVAERVAQSKREGIDVIVVVSAMSGETNRLLAMGKELATHPEEREADALLATGEQVTAALLSIALNGLGIPARSLLGHQVRILTDGAFSKARIRSIESAKLTQVLSEGKVAVIPGFQGIDAEGNITTLGRGGSDTTAVALAAATHAEVCEIYTDVDGVFTADPSICKGARKIERINYEEMLELASLGAKVLQIRSVEIAMKYSVPVHVRSSFSDKPGTWVVPEDDLEAVFVTGVTYDKNESKITVRAVPDHPGAGAAIFEPMAEANISVDMIIQNVSTRGSTDLTFTVPKSDLDQARAIAERVVKDIGAEEIVVDDNVVKVSIVGAGMRTHAGIAAKTFRLLADEGINIMAISTSEIKVSVLLQAKYAELAVRTLHAGFGLGNSEKPPA; this comes from the coding sequence GTGACGCTGGTCGTTCAAAAGTACGGGGGAACGAGCGTAGGGAATCTGGCTCGGATTCGCCTAGTCGCTGAACGCGTCGCTCAAAGCAAGCGTGAGGGCATCGATGTCATCGTGGTCGTCAGCGCGATGTCGGGCGAAACCAATCGTCTTTTGGCCATGGGCAAAGAGCTTGCAACCCATCCCGAGGAGCGCGAGGCCGACGCTCTGTTGGCAACCGGAGAGCAGGTGACTGCTGCTCTCTTGTCCATCGCGCTCAACGGCTTGGGGATACCTGCGCGCTCCTTGTTGGGTCATCAGGTGCGCATTTTGACAGACGGGGCGTTCAGCAAGGCGCGCATTCGCAGCATCGAGAGCGCAAAACTTACCCAGGTTTTGTCCGAAGGAAAGGTTGCTGTGATCCCGGGCTTTCAGGGCATTGATGCCGAAGGCAACATCACCACGCTGGGGCGGGGCGGTTCGGACACGACTGCCGTGGCGCTTGCCGCGGCAACTCACGCAGAGGTATGCGAAATCTATACTGACGTCGATGGCGTCTTTACCGCCGATCCAAGCATTTGCAAAGGCGCGCGCAAAATAGAACGCATCAACTACGAGGAAATGTTGGAGTTGGCCTCTTTGGGGGCCAAGGTGTTACAAATACGATCAGTCGAGATTGCTATGAAATATTCAGTTCCGGTTCATGTACGTTCAAGCTTTTCGGATAAACCAGGCACATGGGTGGTACCCGAGGACGATCTTGAAGCGGTCTTCGTGACAGGCGTCACCTACGACAAGAACGAGAGCAAGATCACCGTACGCGCCGTTCCGGACCACCCGGGGGCGGGCGCTGCCATTTTCGAGCCCATGGCCGAGGCCAACATTTCGGTCGATATGATCATTCAGAACGTCTCCACACGTGGGAGCACGGACTTGACGTTCACGGTTCCCAAAAGCGACTTGGACCAGGCGCGCGCCATCGCCGAAAGAGTCGTGAAGGATATCGGAGCCGAGGAAATCGTCGTCGATGACAATGTGGTCAAGGTCTCCATTGTCGGCGCCGGCATGCGCACCCATGCGGGCATCGCCGCCAAGACATTTCGGCTCTTGGCAGATGAGGGCATCAACATCATGGCCATCAGCACCAGCGAGATCAAGGTCTCGGTCTTGCTGCAGGCAAAGTATGCGGAGCTCGCCGTGCGAACATTGCATGCCGGCTTCGGGCTTGGCAATTCCGAGAAACCGCCCGCTTGA
- a CDS encoding prepilin-type N-terminal cleavage/methylation domain-containing protein: MGVFRGPRRVRSAKRNGYSLMELMVTVVIVGVLSAIAIPTFTNYMYRSKTTEAITFLAEIKQRQEAYRAEFGQYCNVSADPATRWPGDALGSNPVPWGASPANWTALGASPDGYVRFRYSTVAGFPGTDPSGAGFSGDLGYDGSDFWFVSQALADLDEDGTTVLFESYSASSNLYINRDKGWE; encoded by the coding sequence ATGGGCGTGTTTAGGGGGCCAAGGCGGGTGCGCTCCGCGAAAAGGAACGGCTACTCGCTGATGGAGCTGATGGTCACGGTGGTGATTGTCGGCGTGCTATCCGCAATCGCGATTCCCACGTTCACCAACTACATGTACCGCAGTAAGACGACCGAGGCGATCACCTTCTTGGCGGAAATCAAACAGCGGCAAGAGGCTTATCGTGCCGAGTTTGGGCAGTATTGCAACGTCTCGGCCGATCCGGCGACGCGCTGGCCAGGCGATGCTTTGGGGTCCAATCCTGTCCCTTGGGGCGCCTCCCCGGCCAATTGGACCGCACTAGGGGCGAGCCCCGATGGCTACGTGCGCTTCCGCTACTCCACCGTCGCGGGGTTTCCAGGCACTGACCCCTCTGGAGCAGGCTTTAGCGGCGACTTGGGTTACGACGGCAGTGACTTTTGGTTCGTCTCTCAGGCGCTCGCCGATCTGGACGAAGACGGAACGACGGTATTGTTTGAGTCCTACTCGGCGAGCTCAAACCTTTACATCAACCGCGACAAAGGCTGGGAATAA